One genomic segment of Acinetobacter oleivorans DR1 includes these proteins:
- a CDS encoding tetratricopeptide repeat protein, whose protein sequence is MKIKKSAFYIFTVIFSLHSPAFAEPSVADIQYRAEQGQAVAQYHLGMMLLSGEQGVVKNYEQAFKWLTAADQNGSVGAKYSLGMLYYTGTGVEKDPKRAFDYFTKAAAKGHAKAQYNLGVLYDRGEGTAQNYVQAFEWFSRAANQGYPPAEYNLAHLYKKGHGVSQSDEQALKWYTKAAEHNESDAQYNLAQMYLNGEGTPKNLQLAKKWFQQAADAGDVDAKEMLKSLE, encoded by the coding sequence ATGAAAATAAAAAAGTCTGCTTTTTATATATTTACGGTGATTTTTTCACTTCATTCTCCTGCATTTGCTGAACCGAGTGTGGCCGATATTCAATATCGTGCAGAACAAGGGCAAGCTGTTGCTCAATATCATTTAGGGATGATGCTTTTAAGCGGCGAACAAGGTGTGGTTAAAAATTATGAACAAGCGTTTAAATGGTTAACCGCGGCTGACCAAAATGGAAGCGTGGGGGCAAAATATAGTTTAGGAATGCTGTATTACACAGGTACGGGCGTCGAAAAAGATCCCAAGCGCGCTTTTGATTATTTCACCAAAGCTGCGGCCAAGGGCCATGCTAAAGCCCAATATAACTTAGGGGTTTTATACGACAGAGGCGAAGGAACTGCACAAAATTATGTGCAAGCGTTTGAGTGGTTCAGTCGTGCTGCCAACCAAGGCTACCCACCCGCAGAATATAATTTAGCTCATCTATATAAAAAAGGTCACGGCGTTTCACAAAGTGATGAGCAAGCCCTTAAGTGGTACACAAAAGCGGCCGAGCACAATGAAAGCGATGCTCAGTACAACTTGGCCCAGATGTATTTAAATGGTGAAGGCACGCCGAAAAACCTACAACTGGCAAAGAAATGGTTTCAGCAAGCTGCCGATGCAGGCGATGTAGATGCGAAAGAAATGCTTAAAAGTTTAGAATAA
- a CDS encoding SDR family NAD(P)-dependent oxidoreductase has translation MNNNIIIFGYGTGISKAVAHKFGKEGYKIGLVARNAEKLEKAILELKTQGIEAYTFTCDLAVLEDIPNLVKRIKDQFGEIKNIHWNAFHDIEGNILKTPPLELTKSFHIRVSSYIATVQACLGDLEKNHGSILSTNGIFAFDAVGIDLVAKEYSSLATTAAAQYKATNLLAHSLADSNVYVSQVIVNGFVDGTPEAKDKTYTVHPETIAEQFWYLHQHKQETVSFCGEAIQAA, from the coding sequence ATGAACAACAATATTATAATTTTTGGTTATGGAACAGGTATTTCCAAAGCCGTAGCACATAAGTTTGGTAAAGAAGGCTATAAAATCGGTTTAGTGGCACGTAATGCTGAAAAACTTGAAAAAGCCATTTTAGAACTTAAAACACAAGGTATTGAAGCTTACACTTTTACATGTGATTTAGCGGTTCTTGAAGATATACCAAACCTAGTTAAACGTATTAAAGACCAATTCGGAGAGATTAAAAATATTCATTGGAATGCTTTCCATGATATTGAAGGCAATATCTTAAAAACCCCTCCACTAGAGCTTACTAAAAGCTTTCATATTCGTGTTTCGAGCTATATTGCGACGGTGCAAGCTTGCTTAGGTGATTTAGAGAAGAATCACGGTAGCATTTTATCGACAAACGGAATTTTTGCTTTCGATGCAGTGGGCATCGATTTAGTTGCCAAAGAATATTCATCATTAGCGACTACGGCTGCCGCTCAATACAAAGCCACCAACTTGCTTGCTCATAGTCTCGCTGACTCAAATGTTTACGTGAGCCAAGTGATTGTAAATGGTTTTGTAGATGGAACTCCTGAAGCGAAAGATAAAACCTACACGGTGCATCCAGAAACGATTGCAGAGCAGTTCTGGTACTTACACCAGCATAAGCAAGAAACTGTTTCCTTTTGTGGTGAAGCCATTCAAGCTGCTTAA
- a CDS encoding DUF2867 domain-containing protein, giving the protein MNKPYLSTLPTDSQISSQLNNAYFHDSWSIVLGQPDLNVFQQLIKLFQHTPQWIEWSMNLRNKITSKIGLKDLGSFKQIDSNKKENEYVAGDRIGIFTLRQRTENELVIGDDDKHLNVTLSIYKNEDTQVLTVTTVVHIKNLLGRLYMVPVIPAHRKIVPATLQILG; this is encoded by the coding sequence ATGAATAAGCCTTATCTTTCTACTTTACCTACCGACAGTCAAATCTCTTCTCAATTGAACAATGCCTACTTCCACGACTCGTGGAGTATTGTGCTGGGGCAACCCGACCTAAATGTATTTCAGCAGCTTATTAAGCTATTTCAGCATACTCCGCAGTGGATAGAATGGAGTATGAATCTGCGCAATAAAATTACTTCAAAGATTGGGCTGAAAGATTTAGGAAGTTTTAAGCAGATTGATTCGAATAAAAAAGAAAATGAATATGTCGCAGGTGACCGAATTGGAATTTTTACCTTAAGGCAACGTACCGAAAATGAGTTAGTCATTGGAGATGATGATAAACATTTGAATGTGACTTTATCTATTTATAAAAATGAAGATACCCAAGTGCTTACAGTGACTACAGTAGTACATATTAAAAATCTGCTTGGGCGATTGTACATGGTGCCTGTGATTCCTGCCCACCGAAAAATAGTGCCAGCAACTTTACAGATATTGGGTTAG
- a CDS encoding DUF1003 domain-containing protein yields MDNKNQYRQCAVCGKSFPLKDLVSGEVIRDVIGEEILKDYPEWSFSTFICRADLADYRIKYVQSLLRSEKGELTTLENEVIGSMQRHELITRNTETEFDQNWTLGEKLADKIASFGGSWVFLTCFGLFLVAWILFNTVVMVVHPVDPYPFILLNLILSCLAAIQAPVIMMSQNRQEAKDRLRSQHDYQINLKAELEIRHLHEKMDHLLSHQWERLAHIQEIQLDLLAEMNKKR; encoded by the coding sequence ATGGACAATAAAAATCAGTATCGCCAATGCGCCGTATGCGGAAAGAGTTTTCCCTTGAAAGATCTGGTCTCTGGTGAAGTCATTCGAGATGTCATTGGTGAAGAAATCTTGAAAGATTATCCAGAGTGGTCTTTTTCAACTTTTATTTGTCGTGCTGATTTGGCGGACTACCGTATTAAATATGTGCAGTCCCTATTGCGTTCAGAAAAGGGGGAGCTAACCACTTTGGAGAATGAAGTAATTGGTAGTATGCAACGGCATGAACTCATTACTCGTAATACAGAGACAGAGTTCGATCAGAATTGGACTTTGGGTGAAAAGTTAGCAGATAAAATAGCTTCATTTGGTGGAAGTTGGGTCTTTTTAACTTGTTTTGGGCTGTTTTTAGTGGCTTGGATCCTTTTTAATACCGTAGTGATGGTGGTGCATCCTGTTGATCCTTATCCATTTATTTTGCTTAACCTGATTTTGTCATGTTTGGCTGCAATTCAGGCACCTGTCATTATGATGAGTCAGAACCGTCAAGAAGCCAAAGATCGCTTACGTTCGCAACATGACTATCAAATTAATTTAAAAGCTGAGCTTGAGATTCGTCATTTACATGAAAAAATGGATCATCTTTTATCGCATCAGTGGGAAAGGCTTGCGCATATTCAAGAAATTCAGCTCGATCTTTTAGCTGAAATGAATAAAAAACGATAA
- a CDS encoding RluA family pseudouridine synthase: MPLNDNFVYAPPQDPLSILFEDDDLIVVDKPAGLLSVMGRLPEHHDSAYLRVLEKFPLAKVTHRLDMATSGLLMFAKHRDAEVAVSKMFQARTVKKHYIALVQGQVTEEGSVEVPLITDWENRPRQIVHFELGKHAKTLFQPLVYDEKVDQTRVLLEPVTGRSHQLRVHMMHIGHPIMGDKLYHPEPKRFHLSRMALHAAHLAFQHPLKGTDVVIQSQVPF, translated from the coding sequence ATGCCTTTAAACGACAACTTTGTTTACGCTCCGCCACAAGATCCGCTTTCAATTTTATTTGAAGATGACGATTTAATTGTGGTTGATAAACCTGCGGGATTGTTGTCTGTGATGGGTCGCCTACCTGAGCATCATGATAGCGCTTATTTACGGGTGTTAGAAAAGTTCCCTTTGGCTAAAGTCACGCATCGTTTAGATATGGCGACATCGGGCCTACTTATGTTTGCCAAGCACCGTGATGCAGAGGTTGCGGTAAGTAAAATGTTTCAGGCCAGAACAGTCAAAAAACATTATATTGCGTTGGTGCAAGGCCAAGTCACAGAAGAGGGCAGTGTTGAAGTTCCGCTCATTACTGACTGGGAAAATCGCCCAAGACAAATTGTACATTTTGAATTAGGCAAGCATGCTAAAACCTTGTTTCAACCGCTCGTTTATGACGAAAAAGTCGATCAAACGCGAGTATTACTTGAACCAGTCACAGGCCGTTCGCACCAGCTCCGTGTGCACATGATGCACATTGGACACCCGATTATGGGCGACAAGCTGTATCACCCTGAGCCTAAACGTTTTCATTTAAGCCGTATGGCTTTACATGCTGCGCATCTGGCTTTTCAGCATCCATTGAAAGGCACAGATGTAGTCATTCAATCCCAAGTGCCTTTTTAA
- a CDS encoding TetR/AcrR family transcriptional regulator — MRTKEFETDEIADAAMQVFWRRGYAATSVQDLVDGTGLSRSSLYSTFQNKQGLYQKALQRYELLTTLNNVKLLSGSGSAKVLIRQLLLNIVEDELSDPEHKGCLVANACLELAGHDEDVAQFVVSNLQKIQHALESLFIKAQQSGEIPSTQNPRALASFFVNTIQGLRVLGKGSPLEQRKQSLMDVVEVALNVL, encoded by the coding sequence ATGCGAACTAAAGAATTTGAAACTGATGAAATTGCTGATGCTGCAATGCAGGTTTTTTGGCGTCGCGGTTATGCTGCAACTTCAGTTCAAGACTTAGTTGATGGTACGGGACTATCTAGAAGTAGCCTTTACAGCACTTTTCAAAACAAACAAGGTCTTTATCAAAAAGCGTTACAGCGCTATGAACTTTTAACTACACTAAATAATGTGAAGTTGTTGTCTGGTTCAGGTTCTGCGAAAGTACTTATTCGACAGTTACTTCTTAATATTGTTGAAGATGAGCTAAGTGATCCAGAACATAAAGGGTGTCTTGTCGCAAATGCATGTTTAGAACTGGCTGGCCATGATGAAGATGTCGCTCAATTTGTTGTAAGTAACCTACAGAAAATACAACATGCTTTAGAGAGTTTATTCATTAAAGCTCAACAGTCTGGTGAAATTCCTTCTACCCAAAACCCACGCGCGTTAGCAAGTTTTTTTGTAAATACTATTCAAGGATTACGTGTTTTGGGAAAAGGCAGCCCGCTTGAACAAAGAAAGCAATCTTTAATGGATGTGGTCGAGGTTGCTTTAAACGTTTTATAA
- a CDS encoding ribonuclease E inhibitor RraB — MTRDYEQFPDDDNGNVLWQMAEDGDDLTELHEIEFSIAFQDQKNAEQCALYLLYQEQKVSLFQDDSVEPNEWVITIFVNMEPEYSDIVDLEQWFASIAEKFQGEYDGWGCMAYVFEEESEEDDLLQ, encoded by the coding sequence ATGACTCGTGACTACGAACAATTTCCAGATGACGATAACGGCAATGTACTTTGGCAAATGGCTGAAGATGGGGATGATTTAACCGAGCTGCATGAAATTGAATTTTCAATTGCATTTCAAGATCAAAAAAATGCAGAGCAATGTGCACTCTATTTACTTTACCAAGAACAAAAAGTTTCACTTTTCCAAGATGACTCTGTTGAGCCAAACGAGTGGGTGATCACCATCTTTGTCAATATGGAACCTGAGTATTCAGACATTGTTGACTTGGAGCAATGGTTTGCCAGCATCGCTGAAAAATTTCAGGGCGAATATGACGGATGGGGCTGTATGGCCTATGTCTTTGAGGAAGAAAGTGAAGAAGACGACCTCTTGCAATAA
- a CDS encoding MFS transporter, whose translation MNIKSNETSHQLTEEFSTQLPIWRLFAFTVAGFLTIMTETMPAGLLPQISQGLNISEAYAGQLIAVYALGSVLAAIPLISLTRSWNRRPLLLSAIAGLLLFNAITALSNDYILTLIARFIAGMAAGVIWGLLAGYVRRMVAASYQGRALAIAGVGQPIALSIGVPLGAWLGTLFEWRGVFWIMSLLALILFFWIRFSIPDFAGQSAQKRLPILKVLLMPGIRAILAVVFLWILAHSILYTYISPFLASTGQPYNVETILFIFGISSIVGILITGMFIDHSLRKITILSLFIFAIATALLGVYSSSSFVVLVGVVLWGVTFGGAPTLLQTALANTAGHEADVAQSMLVTVFNLAIASGGMVGGGLLESFGAAYFPWFMLVFALVGLFTVYHARKHGFISS comes from the coding sequence ATGAATATTAAGAGTAATGAAACATCTCATCAGTTAACTGAAGAATTCTCTACTCAATTACCGATTTGGAGACTGTTCGCTTTTACAGTTGCAGGCTTTCTGACCATCATGACAGAAACCATGCCAGCAGGGCTTTTGCCTCAAATCAGTCAAGGGTTAAATATTTCAGAAGCTTATGCAGGGCAGCTTATAGCAGTGTATGCCTTAGGTTCTGTTCTAGCCGCAATACCGCTGATTAGCCTTACCCGTAGTTGGAATCGGAGACCTTTATTACTCAGTGCTATTGCAGGGTTACTTTTATTTAATGCGATTACTGCCTTATCAAATGATTATATTCTGACTTTGATTGCTCGTTTTATTGCAGGGATGGCAGCGGGTGTTATTTGGGGGCTTTTAGCGGGTTATGTAAGACGCATGGTGGCAGCATCGTATCAAGGACGAGCTTTAGCAATTGCTGGAGTTGGGCAACCCATTGCCTTATCAATTGGCGTTCCTTTGGGGGCGTGGTTGGGAACGTTGTTTGAGTGGCGTGGCGTATTTTGGATCATGTCTTTACTGGCATTAATTTTATTTTTCTGGATTCGCTTTAGTATTCCCGATTTTGCAGGACAGTCAGCACAAAAAAGATTGCCCATTTTAAAAGTTCTTTTAATGCCGGGCATCAGAGCTATTTTAGCAGTTGTCTTCCTTTGGATATTGGCTCATAGCATTCTTTATACTTATATTTCACCATTTTTGGCCTCAACAGGGCAGCCATACAACGTTGAGACTATCCTTTTTATATTCGGGATTTCTTCAATTGTAGGCATTCTCATTACAGGGATGTTCATCGACCATTCATTAAGAAAAATAACGATTTTAAGCTTATTTATCTTTGCAATCGCGACCGCGCTGTTAGGTGTTTATAGCTCTTCAAGTTTTGTCGTACTGGTGGGTGTTGTGTTATGGGGAGTAACTTTTGGTGGTGCTCCAACACTATTACAAACAGCTCTGGCAAATACCGCGGGTCACGAAGCAGATGTGGCGCAGTCTATGTTGGTCACGGTATTTAACCTTGCTATAGCTTCTGGTGGAATGGTTGGTGGTGGATTACTTGAAAGTTTTGGGGCAGCCTATTTTCCATGGTTTATGCTGGTTTTTGCCCTAGTCGGATTATTTACTGTTTACCATGCTCGTAAGCATGGTTTTATTTCTTCATAA
- a CDS encoding TonB-dependent receptor, producing the protein MQHKLGLLSSLGLSFISTFSWGDETSTVLETIRVQAESTQEGVSQNSSATKFSHDVLDVPFNRAYVSKQMMEQQDVQRIDDALSLVSGVFHQNSFGGGFWDNYSFRGFSTDPNLGASMIRNGLSVNRGISAPKDVVNIESLEFLKGPMAALYGRGETGGLLNLNSKKPQWESESEVNLRANTQEQYRISLEHTAPINDELAYRVAVAHEDNQSFRDHVSSERWFFSPQLTWKISDQTLLDFDSEFTEHKGTFDRGVSTVNHEFVMDPKTFTGEPDDGDLKIKDYFYQLRLSHEFNPDWKLNSAVSYKDAKMVGFATEPRRIQADGRTLERQRRYRDYTSEDVLAQTELLGKVDTSWARHEILLSTELGQLDYKQNQLRRNHSTSSKNTIDIYQPEYGKYLPNLAPFTNTKEQQRYFALNLQDQIFFNDQWSVLFGNRFDQVEQDFKNHLTQTESNQTLHQNSPRFGINFKASDKWAFYTNYGRSFAMNSGMNRNGQTFSPEKGESYEVGTKYKVNDQSVLSLALFKMKKRNVLTTDPIDSNFQTAAGEVSSKGIEFDLNSQITDRWFVNANYSYTDAQIEKDQDLAKGARLSNVPKHQGAVSTNYEFLQEGPRKAGVGANLTYVGERSGHNLDNGFNLPSYTLVNLNGYYAPSDRLRYQLNVNNLFDKTYYVSSYSDLWVQPGEPLNASISAQWKF; encoded by the coding sequence ATGCAACATAAATTAGGATTGTTGTCTTCATTAGGGTTATCTTTTATATCAACATTCTCTTGGGGAGACGAAACCTCAACAGTACTTGAGACCATACGCGTTCAGGCTGAAAGTACCCAAGAAGGTGTGAGCCAAAATAGCTCGGCGACTAAATTTTCTCACGATGTTTTAGATGTCCCTTTTAACCGTGCTTATGTTTCAAAACAAATGATGGAACAACAAGACGTTCAACGGATTGATGACGCATTAAGCTTAGTGAGTGGGGTTTTTCATCAAAACAGTTTTGGTGGCGGCTTTTGGGATAACTACTCTTTCCGTGGTTTTAGTACCGATCCCAATTTAGGTGCTTCTATGATTCGTAACGGCTTGAGTGTCAACCGTGGGATTAGTGCGCCAAAAGATGTCGTAAATATTGAATCTTTAGAGTTTTTAAAAGGGCCAATGGCTGCTCTATATGGTCGCGGCGAAACTGGTGGTTTGCTTAACCTCAACAGTAAAAAACCGCAGTGGGAAAGCGAAAGTGAAGTTAACCTACGTGCCAATACCCAAGAACAATATCGAATAAGTCTAGAACACACTGCCCCTATTAACGATGAACTGGCCTATCGTGTAGCAGTAGCTCATGAAGATAATCAAAGCTTTCGTGATCATGTCAGCAGTGAACGCTGGTTCTTTTCACCACAGCTCACATGGAAAATTTCAGACCAGACACTACTCGACTTTGACAGTGAATTTACAGAGCATAAAGGAACCTTTGACCGTGGTGTCAGCACAGTCAATCATGAGTTTGTGATGGACCCGAAAACCTTTACAGGTGAACCTGACGACGGCGATTTAAAAATAAAAGATTACTTTTACCAATTACGTCTGAGTCACGAATTTAACCCTGACTGGAAGCTAAATAGTGCTGTCAGTTATAAAGACGCCAAAATGGTCGGCTTTGCAACCGAACCTCGCCGTATACAAGCCGATGGACGTACTTTAGAGCGTCAACGTCGCTATCGTGATTATACGAGTGAAGATGTTCTTGCTCAGACAGAGTTACTTGGCAAGGTTGATACGTCGTGGGCTCGTCATGAAATTTTACTTTCAACTGAACTTGGTCAACTCGACTATAAGCAAAACCAGCTTCGTCGCAATCACAGCACAAGCTCAAAAAACACAATTGATATCTACCAACCTGAATACGGCAAATATTTACCGAACTTAGCTCCGTTTACTAACACCAAAGAACAGCAGCGTTACTTTGCGCTTAATTTACAAGACCAGATCTTTTTCAATGATCAGTGGAGTGTGCTATTCGGCAATCGTTTTGATCAGGTCGAACAAGACTTTAAAAATCACCTGACACAGACTGAAAGCAACCAGACACTTCATCAAAATAGTCCGCGTTTCGGAATAAATTTTAAAGCCTCTGACAAATGGGCTTTTTACACCAACTATGGTCGCTCATTTGCCATGAATAGTGGTATGAACCGAAATGGTCAGACTTTTTCTCCTGAAAAAGGCGAAAGCTACGAGGTCGGCACCAAATATAAAGTGAATGACCAAAGTGTGCTTAGTCTCGCTTTGTTTAAAATGAAAAAACGAAATGTACTCACAACCGACCCAATCGACAGTAACTTTCAAACTGCAGCAGGCGAAGTAAGCAGTAAAGGAATTGAGTTTGACTTAAATAGCCAAATCACTGACCGTTGGTTCGTCAATGCAAATTATAGTTATACCGATGCTCAAATTGAAAAAGACCAAGACTTGGCAAAGGGTGCACGTCTAAGCAATGTTCCAAAACACCAAGGCGCTGTAAGTACTAACTATGAGTTTCTACAAGAAGGTCCACGAAAAGCAGGCGTAGGTGCCAACCTTACTTATGTAGGCGAACGCAGTGGACATAATCTTGATAATGGCTTTAATTTACCAAGTTATACACTGGTCAATCTAAATGGCTACTATGCCCCATCAGACCGCTTACGCTATCAGCTGAATGTAAACAACCTGTTTGATAAAACTTACTATGTTTCAAGCTATAGCGATTTATGGGTTCAACCAGGAGAACCACTCAACGCTTCAATTTCGGCACAGTGGAAGTTTTAA
- a CDS encoding nuclear transport factor 2 family protein: protein MNLSQKQIAVRFLELAAAGEVDEAYSNYTAPNFRHHNPYYAGDATSLKEGMRESAAENPNKVFDVQHVIEDGTLVAVHSKLEMQMNDKPTIVAVVHICRFENGKIAEFWDIGQVQPDPIVNENGMF from the coding sequence ATGAACTTATCTCAAAAACAAATTGCGGTACGGTTTTTAGAACTTGCCGCAGCAGGCGAAGTTGATGAAGCCTACAGCAATTACACTGCGCCTAACTTCAGGCATCACAACCCTTATTATGCGGGTGATGCAACTTCGTTGAAGGAAGGTATGCGTGAAAGCGCGGCTGAAAATCCCAATAAAGTCTTTGATGTTCAGCATGTCATTGAAGATGGGACTTTAGTCGCCGTGCATTCGAAACTTGAAATGCAAATGAATGACAAACCTACCATTGTGGCTGTGGTTCATATTTGTCGTTTTGAAAATGGAAAAATTGCTGAGTTTTGGGATATTGGTCAAGTACAGCCCGACCCAATCGTCAATGAAAATGGTATGTTCTAA
- a CDS encoding DUF2345 domain-containing protein — MQMSVSSILERLGLVSQNRAVHIQFSNQSLNQQVFLQRIEGEHTLNQGSVAELLCLSTNAHIALKQFIGCQVAVDQVTDAGQFFRTTGIITEASQGQSDGSLTIYNLTLKDPTALWHKRRNSRVFMNKSVRDISEILFKEWQGKSPLFASSLTLDTAGLTKDYDVRPFVMQSNESDYDFLTRLWRSEGINWLVDESQLLVADPNASIQPQVLRLIDDNQNYQALERHSLRYQRSSATEQFDTIIQVKAERRLQPTSVHVQRWQADALQQEEGSGSVQGKQQHSEHYDNASLNLEDAWHVSPAWMQDLNGEDQATASGNSQIEQLNQHINAYHHLSSKQFTVSGNVRDAQVGYWFELNDHPELDQHDSADKEFLILSKHYYNQNNLPKELQQQLERLLPKDKLKAAQLDSQNPEQRHFAELNVVRRNIKAVPEYSPLEHRPAAYPQRARVVGLEGESIHVDQWGRIKVRFLFTRTDDHNHDGGAGSNDNDTDSAWVDVLTPWAGAGYGARFLPRVGEIVVIDFFDGNIDRPFVVGRIHEAERHPTQFDQKGQLPDTKKLSGIRSEEVDGKGFNQLRFDDTTGQISAQLQSSHAASQLNLGNLSHPKDKAESDGRGEGFELRTDQWGAVRAGSGLLVSTHKQDQAQGVHLDANEAKQQIDGGLNNAKALSEVAKNQQTDPLENLENLKSFIEKLEQQDNAKAKTFKEAIMLLASPNSIALSSNEDIHLSADGQINQTAGDSINLSTQKNLIAHAQNKISLFSAQEGARLYAGKGKVEIQAQGDGADLIARKAVQVISTEDKIEATAAKEIVLTAGGSQVKITGSGIFMTTGGKFEVKAGQHLFMGGGSTNANVPALPVLGEINKYNLRYFLQDKDGNNFANHKYIAFLPNGDIVEGCTDDKGYTDLFKSYQPEEISLHLFKDEKIDIE; from the coding sequence ATGCAGATGAGTGTGTCGAGTATATTGGAGCGTTTAGGCCTTGTTTCACAAAATCGCGCTGTTCATATCCAATTCTCAAATCAGTCTTTAAATCAGCAAGTTTTCTTGCAACGCATTGAGGGTGAACATACCCTCAACCAAGGTAGCGTTGCTGAGTTACTGTGTCTGTCGACAAACGCGCATATTGCATTAAAACAATTTATTGGCTGTCAGGTTGCTGTCGATCAGGTGACGGATGCAGGCCAGTTTTTTAGAACAACAGGTATTATTACCGAAGCGAGCCAAGGCCAAAGCGACGGCTCACTCACCATTTATAACTTAACCTTAAAAGATCCAACTGCACTTTGGCATAAACGTCGTAATAGCCGCGTGTTTATGAACAAAAGCGTGCGTGATATTAGCGAAATTCTGTTTAAAGAATGGCAAGGCAAAAGCCCGTTATTTGCCTCAAGTCTGACGCTCGACACAGCAGGCTTAACTAAAGACTACGATGTGCGCCCATTTGTGATGCAGTCAAACGAAAGCGATTATGACTTTTTAACCCGTTTGTGGCGTAGCGAGGGCATCAACTGGCTGGTCGATGAATCGCAACTTTTGGTCGCTGACCCGAATGCTTCCATTCAACCACAAGTGCTACGTTTAATTGACGATAACCAAAATTATCAAGCCCTTGAACGCCATAGCCTACGTTACCAGCGCAGCAGTGCGACAGAACAGTTCGACACCATTATCCAAGTCAAGGCAGAGCGCCGTTTACAGCCAACCTCGGTTCATGTGCAACGCTGGCAAGCCGATGCCCTACAACAAGAAGAAGGCAGTGGCAGCGTACAAGGTAAGCAGCAACACAGCGAACACTATGACAATGCCAGCCTAAACCTTGAAGATGCATGGCATGTCAGCCCCGCTTGGATGCAAGACTTAAACGGCGAAGACCAAGCCACAGCTTCAGGTAATAGCCAGATTGAACAGCTTAACCAGCACATCAATGCTTATCATCACCTAAGTTCGAAACAGTTTACGGTTTCAGGTAACGTCCGTGATGCACAAGTAGGTTACTGGTTTGAGCTCAATGACCATCCAGAACTCGACCAACACGACAGTGCCGATAAAGAATTCTTAATCTTAAGCAAGCACTACTATAACCAGAATAATTTACCGAAAGAATTACAACAGCAACTTGAGCGTCTGTTGCCAAAAGACAAGCTCAAAGCAGCTCAACTCGATAGCCAAAACCCAGAACAACGCCACTTTGCTGAACTCAATGTGGTTCGACGCAACATTAAAGCTGTGCCTGAATATAGCCCACTAGAACACCGACCGGCCGCTTACCCGCAGCGTGCTAGAGTGGTGGGGCTAGAAGGCGAAAGCATCCACGTTGACCAGTGGGGCCGCATTAAAGTCCGCTTCTTGTTTACCCGAACTGACGACCATAATCATGACGGTGGAGCGGGCAGTAACGACAATGACACTGACTCGGCTTGGGTAGATGTGCTGACCCCGTGGGCAGGCGCGGGTTATGGCGCGCGCTTCTTGCCACGTGTGGGGGAGATTGTGGTGATCGACTTCTTTGACGGCAATATTGACCGCCCGTTTGTGGTCGGCCGCATTCACGAAGCCGAACGTCACCCAACCCAGTTCGACCAGAAAGGCCAGCTACCCGACACCAAAAAGCTCAGCGGCATTCGCTCAGAAGAAGTCGACGGTAAAGGCTTTAACCAGCTACGCTTTGATGACACCACAGGGCAAATCAGTGCCCAGCTACAAAGCAGTCATGCGGCAAGCCAACTAAACTTGGGTAACTTAAGCCATCCAAAAGACAAGGCGGAAAGCGATGGTCGTGGTGAAGGCTTCGAACTTAGAACAGACCAGTGGGGCGCGGTACGTGCGGGCAGTGGGCTACTTGTTAGTACTCACAAGCAGGATCAAGCTCAAGGTGTACACCTTGATGCAAATGAGGCCAAACAACAAATCGACGGTGGCCTTAACAATGCCAAAGCACTCAGTGAAGTTGCTAAAAATCAGCAAACTGACCCTTTAGAAAATTTAGAAAACCTAAAATCCTTTATTGAAAAACTTGAGCAGCAAGACAACGCAAAAGCCAAAACCTTTAAAGAGGCGATTATGTTGTTAGCGAGCCCAAATAGCATCGCGCTGAGCAGTAACGAAGACATTCACTTAAGCGCAGATGGCCAGATAAACCAAACTGCTGGAGACAGCATTAATCTGTCTACACAAAAGAACTTGATTGCACATGCTCAAAATAAAATTAGCCTTTTTTCAGCGCAAGAAGGGGCAAGACTCTATGCAGGCAAAGGTAAAGTTGAGATACAAGCACAAGGCGATGGAGCAGATTTAATTGCCCGTAAAGCTGTTCAGGTGATTTCTACTGAAGACAAAATCGAAGCGACCGCAGCCAAAGAAATTGTACTCACCGCAGGCGGCTCTCAAGTCAAAATTACTGGTTCGGGCATTTTTATGACCACAGGTGGTAAGTTTGAGGTAAAAGCTGGGCAGCATTTGTTTATGGGGGGCGGGAGTACGAATGCTAATGTTCCTGCATTGCCAGTATTAGGCGAAATTAATAAATATAACTTGAGATATTTTTTGCAAGATAAAGATGGCAATAACTTTGCAAATCATAAATATATCGCTTTCTTACCTAATGGGGATATTGTAGAAGGTTGTACGGATGATAAAGGATATACAGATCTATTTAAATCCTACCAACCAGAAGAGATATCACTTCATTTATTTAAAGATGAAAAAATTGATATAGAGTAA